One Curtobacterium sp. MCLR17_007 DNA window includes the following coding sequences:
- the xylB gene encoding xylulokinase, translating to MTSDIRPGTVDSGDGTLVAGVDSSTQSCKVTIRDAHTGAIVREGRASHPDGTSVDPEHWWTALGTAIADAGGLDDVAAIAVAGQQHGMVALDEDGRVVRDALLWNDVRSADAAAQMVDELGREAWVTRTGLVPVASFTGTKLRWLRDAEPENAGRVAAVALPHDWLSWRLRGYGPADESPLGADLDALATDASDASGTAYWDPARREYDPELFELALGRRMRIAGTGDEDAVVVPRVVDPDQAMGTLETDVPLPGGGVLHRGLVVGAGTGDNAGAALGLGLGPGDVAVSLGTSGTVFGVTDAALADPSGTVAGFADATGARLPIVTTLNAARVLEVIGGLLGVDHGELGELALRAPAGAEGLVLVPYFVGERTPNRPDATASLVGMTPGTTDREHLARAAFEGMLCALADGLAAVEASGVTVDRLLLIGGAARNEAVRTIAAQVFGRDVHLPEPGEYVAAGAARQAAWALTGTLPTWMLATTTVAADPRPEVLQHYRDAVAAS from the coding sequence TTGACGTCTGACATCCGTCCGGGCACGGTCGACTCCGGCGACGGCACGCTCGTCGCCGGGGTCGACTCCTCGACCCAGTCCTGCAAGGTCACCATCCGCGACGCCCACACCGGAGCGATCGTCCGTGAGGGCCGCGCGTCCCACCCGGACGGCACCTCGGTCGATCCCGAGCACTGGTGGACCGCGCTCGGCACCGCGATCGCGGACGCCGGCGGGCTCGACGACGTCGCGGCGATCGCCGTCGCCGGCCAGCAGCACGGCATGGTCGCGCTGGACGAGGACGGCCGGGTCGTCCGCGACGCACTCCTGTGGAACGACGTCCGCAGCGCCGACGCGGCCGCCCAGATGGTCGACGAGCTCGGTCGGGAAGCCTGGGTCACCCGCACGGGACTGGTCCCGGTGGCCTCGTTCACCGGGACCAAGCTGCGGTGGCTCCGCGACGCCGAGCCGGAGAACGCAGGCCGGGTGGCGGCCGTGGCACTCCCCCACGACTGGCTGTCATGGCGGCTGCGCGGGTACGGCCCGGCGGACGAGAGCCCGCTCGGCGCCGACCTCGACGCCCTGGCGACCGACGCGTCGGACGCCAGCGGCACCGCGTACTGGGACCCGGCTCGACGCGAGTACGACCCGGAGCTGTTCGAGCTCGCCCTGGGACGCCGGATGCGCATCGCGGGCACCGGCGACGAGGACGCGGTCGTCGTCCCCCGGGTCGTCGACCCCGACCAGGCGATGGGCACGCTCGAGACCGACGTGCCGCTGCCCGGCGGCGGTGTCCTGCACCGCGGACTCGTCGTCGGCGCCGGCACCGGCGACAACGCGGGCGCGGCGCTCGGCCTGGGCCTCGGCCCGGGCGACGTCGCGGTGTCCCTCGGGACCAGCGGGACGGTGTTCGGCGTGACCGACGCCGCGCTCGCGGACCCGAGCGGGACCGTGGCGGGCTTCGCCGACGCGACGGGGGCGCGCCTCCCGATCGTCACGACGCTCAACGCGGCCCGCGTGCTCGAGGTGATCGGCGGCCTGCTCGGCGTCGACCACGGCGAGCTCGGCGAGCTGGCACTGCGTGCTCCTGCCGGCGCCGAGGGGCTGGTGCTCGTGCCGTACTTCGTCGGCGAGCGCACCCCGAACCGACCGGACGCCACGGCGTCGCTCGTCGGCATGACCCCGGGGACGACCGACCGGGAGCACCTGGCCCGCGCGGCGTTCGAGGGCATGCTCTGCGCGCTCGCGGACGGCCTCGCTGCTGTCGAGGCGTCGGGTGTCACCGTGGACCGACTCCTGCTGATCGGCGGGGCTGCGCGCAACGAGGCCGTCCGGACGATCGCCGCGCAGGTGTTCGGGCGCGACGTGCACCTGCCCGAACCGGGCGAGTACGTCGCCGCCGGCGCTGCGCGACAGGCCGCCTGGGCGCTCACCGGGACCCTGCCGACGTGGATGCTCGCGACGACGACCGTCGCCGCGGACCCGCGACCCGAGGTCCTGCAGCACTACCGGGACGCCGTCGCCGCGTCCTGA
- the xylA gene encoding xylose isomerase: MAATPTRADKFSFGLWTIGYNGSDPFGGPTRPQLDVVEAVEKLDELGAYGLTFHDDDLFAFGSTDAERQTQIDRLKGALESTGIVVPMVTTNLFSAPVFKDGGFTSNDRQVRRFALRKVLRNVDLAAELGAKTFVMWGGREGAEYDSAKDVQAALSRYKESVDLLAQYVTDKGYDIRFAIEPKPNEPRGDILLPTLGHAIAFIDTLERPELFGVNPEVGHEQMAGLNFTAGIAQALYQGKLFHIDLNGQRGIKYDQDLVFGHGDLQNAFSLVDLLEHGAPQGGVAYDGPRHFDYKPSRTEDISGVWDSAAANMRMYLLLKERAQAFRADPEVQAALQASKVDELSTPTLNPGESYDDVLADRSAYEDFDADAYFGAKGFGFVRLQQLAVEHLMGARN, encoded by the coding sequence ATGGCAGCGACGCCCACCCGTGCAGACAAGTTCTCCTTCGGTCTCTGGACCATCGGCTACAACGGCTCGGACCCCTTCGGCGGGCCCACCCGCCCCCAGCTCGACGTGGTCGAGGCGGTCGAGAAGCTCGACGAGCTCGGCGCCTACGGCCTGACCTTCCACGACGACGACCTGTTCGCGTTCGGCTCGACCGACGCCGAGCGCCAGACCCAGATCGACCGCCTCAAGGGCGCGCTCGAGTCCACCGGGATCGTCGTGCCGATGGTCACGACGAACCTGTTCTCCGCCCCCGTCTTCAAGGACGGCGGCTTCACCTCGAACGACCGCCAGGTCCGCCGCTTCGCGCTCCGCAAGGTGCTCCGCAACGTCGACCTCGCCGCCGAGCTCGGTGCGAAGACCTTCGTGATGTGGGGTGGCCGCGAGGGCGCCGAGTACGACTCCGCCAAGGACGTGCAGGCCGCGCTCTCCCGCTACAAGGAGTCGGTCGACCTGCTCGCGCAGTACGTCACCGACAAGGGCTACGACATCCGCTTCGCGATCGAGCCGAAGCCGAACGAGCCCCGCGGCGACATCCTGCTGCCGACCCTCGGCCACGCGATCGCCTTCATCGACACCCTCGAGCGTCCGGAGCTGTTCGGCGTGAACCCCGAGGTCGGCCACGAGCAGATGGCGGGCCTGAACTTCACGGCCGGCATCGCCCAGGCGCTCTACCAGGGCAAGCTCTTCCACATCGACCTCAACGGGCAGCGCGGCATCAAGTACGACCAGGACCTGGTCTTCGGTCACGGCGACCTGCAGAACGCGTTCTCGCTCGTCGACCTGCTCGAACACGGCGCACCCCAGGGCGGCGTCGCATACGACGGCCCCCGCCACTTCGACTACAAGCCGAGCCGCACCGAGGACATCTCGGGCGTCTGGGACTCCGCGGCGGCGAACATGCGCATGTACCTGCTGCTCAAGGAGCGTGCGCAGGCATTCCGCGCCGACCCCGAGGTCCAGGCGGCGCTGCAGGCGTCGAAGGTCGACGAGCTGAGCACCCCGACGCTCAACCCGGGCGAGTCCTACGACGACGTGCTCGCCGACCGCTCGGCGTACGAGGACTTCGACGCCGACGCGTACTTCGGCGCCAAGGGCTTCGGGTTCGTCCGCCTGCAGCAGCTCGCCGTCGAGCACCTCATGGGCGCGCGGAATTGA
- a CDS encoding Gfo/Idh/MocA family oxidoreductase, whose translation MARRPLRVAMIGHGFMGAAHSQAWRTAPRFFDLDAEPEMTVVVGRDPDRTEAAREQYGWQTASTDWRAVVADPDIDVVDVVSPGSSHVEVAVAALRAGKHVLCEKPLANTVAEAEAMVAAAAEARQHGVRAMVGFSYRRVPAIAFARQLVQDGRIGTIRQVRALYLQDWLTDEEGPMTWRLDKSLAGSGSLGDIGAHAIDMAEFVTGAQLASVSGTLETFVHERPLLGEGVGLSGTASSERGQVTVDDAAFFLGRLTGGAADGAIGTFEATRYATGRKNGLTLEVSGSTGAIQFDLESMNELRLYESSAPAGEQGFRRILVTEPEHPYMAAWWPTGHLIGYEHTFSHQVKDFVDAITAGTDPSPSFEDGLHVQRVLDAVERSAADGSSWTPTTTGSEPA comes from the coding sequence ATGGCACGCAGACCCCTCCGGGTGGCGATGATCGGGCACGGCTTCATGGGAGCCGCGCACTCACAGGCATGGCGGACGGCGCCCAGGTTCTTCGACCTCGACGCCGAGCCCGAGATGACCGTGGTCGTCGGACGTGATCCCGACCGCACCGAAGCAGCGCGCGAGCAGTACGGGTGGCAGACGGCCTCGACCGACTGGCGTGCCGTGGTCGCAGACCCGGACATCGACGTCGTCGACGTGGTCTCGCCGGGGTCCTCGCACGTCGAGGTCGCCGTCGCGGCGCTGCGGGCCGGCAAGCACGTGCTGTGCGAGAAGCCCCTCGCCAACACCGTCGCCGAGGCCGAGGCGATGGTCGCCGCAGCAGCCGAGGCCCGGCAGCACGGCGTGCGCGCCATGGTCGGGTTCAGCTACCGCCGCGTCCCCGCGATCGCGTTCGCCCGCCAGCTGGTGCAGGACGGGAGGATCGGGACCATCCGTCAGGTCCGCGCGCTCTACCTGCAGGACTGGCTGACCGACGAGGAGGGCCCGATGACGTGGCGCCTCGACAAGTCGCTGGCCGGTTCCGGCTCGCTCGGTGACATCGGCGCACACGCGATCGACATGGCCGAGTTCGTCACCGGCGCGCAGCTCGCCAGTGTCTCCGGCACCCTCGAGACCTTCGTGCACGAGCGCCCGCTGCTCGGCGAGGGCGTCGGGCTGTCCGGCACCGCGTCGAGCGAGCGGGGCCAGGTCACCGTCGACGACGCCGCGTTCTTCCTCGGCCGGCTCACCGGCGGCGCTGCCGACGGCGCGATCGGCACCTTCGAGGCCACGCGCTACGCGACCGGACGGAAGAACGGGCTCACGCTCGAGGTCTCCGGCTCGACGGGTGCGATCCAGTTCGACCTCGAGTCGATGAACGAACTGCGCCTGTACGAGTCGTCGGCGCCCGCGGGGGAGCAGGGCTTCCGCCGGATCCTGGTCACCGAGCCCGAGCACCCCTACATGGCCGCGTGGTGGCCGACGGGGCACCTGATCGGGTACGAGCACACCTTCAGCCACCAGGTGAAGGACTTCGTGGACGCCATCACCGCCGGCACCGACCCGTCGCCGTCGTTCGAGGACGGCCTGCACGTGCAGCGTGTGCTCGACGCCGTCGAACGCAGCGCCGCCGACGGCAGCAGCTGGACGCCCACCACCACCGGATCGGAACCCGCATGA
- a CDS encoding ThuA domain-containing protein, producing MSPQRQALVVRGGWDGHQPVETTDAFVPFLRDNGFDVAVHDSTAVYADPSVMDTVDLIVQVVTMSTIADDEFAGLQRAVLGGAGLAGWHGGIADAFRNTADYLHMVGGQFAHHAAKPPAERTGEQSDNYIPYTVHITAAGHEHPITQGIEDFDLVTEQYWVLSDEYNDVLATTTQAARDFDAWNRPVTAPAIWTRQWGQGRVFVSAPGHRLEVVESQPLRTVIERGLLWAAR from the coding sequence ATGAGCCCCCAGCGCCAGGCCCTCGTCGTCCGCGGGGGCTGGGACGGGCACCAGCCCGTCGAGACCACCGACGCCTTCGTGCCGTTCCTGCGGGACAACGGCTTCGACGTCGCGGTCCACGACTCCACCGCGGTCTACGCCGACCCGTCCGTGATGGACACGGTCGACCTCATCGTGCAGGTCGTCACGATGTCGACCATCGCCGACGACGAGTTCGCCGGGCTGCAGCGTGCCGTGCTCGGCGGTGCCGGACTGGCCGGGTGGCACGGTGGCATCGCCGACGCGTTCCGGAACACGGCCGACTACCTGCACATGGTCGGCGGGCAGTTCGCCCACCACGCCGCCAAGCCCCCGGCAGAGCGCACCGGGGAGCAGTCGGACAACTACATCCCGTACACGGTCCACATCACCGCGGCCGGGCACGAGCACCCGATCACGCAGGGCATCGAGGACTTCGACCTGGTCACCGAGCAGTACTGGGTCCTCAGTGACGAGTACAACGACGTGCTGGCCACCACCACGCAGGCAGCGCGCGACTTCGACGCCTGGAACCGCCCGGTCACGGCGCCGGCGATCTGGACCCGGCAGTGGGGACAGGGCCGCGTGTTCGTCTCCGCACCCGGGCACCGGCTCGAGGTCGTCGAGTCGCAGCCGCTCCGCACGGTCATCGAACGGGGGCTCCTGTGGGCAGCACGATGA
- a CDS encoding Gfo/Idh/MocA family oxidoreductase, whose amino-acid sequence MRVGMVGVGNISRQYLQHLPDLANLRLTAVADLDTERAAAVAGEQGVLALDVDELLAHDEVDVVLNLTIPAAHAEVAERALAAGKHVYGEKPLATSTAEAAPVLEHARAAGLRVGSAPDTVLGTGIQTARAALDEGMIGSPVGAAVSWSAPGHELWHPAPAFYYQPGGGPLLDMGPYYLTSLVSFFGPVVRVSGSATRSSRERTVATGPLAGTPIPVDVDTHVVAVLEHESGVVSTVTVSFEVWATRSPLFEVYGTAGTLAVPDPNAFSETAAIATADDRTWRDLPVRGGYADAGRGYGLADMAHAIETGRPHRASGELAYHVLEVMEAVGTASREHTVVPVTSRVERPATVPLGARPDTW is encoded by the coding sequence ATGAGGGTCGGCATGGTCGGCGTCGGCAACATCAGCCGCCAGTACCTGCAGCACCTGCCCGACCTGGCGAACCTGCGCCTGACCGCGGTCGCCGACCTCGACACCGAGCGGGCGGCGGCCGTCGCGGGCGAGCAGGGCGTCCTGGCGCTCGACGTCGACGAGCTGCTGGCCCACGACGAGGTCGACGTGGTGCTCAACCTGACGATCCCCGCGGCGCACGCCGAGGTCGCGGAGCGCGCGCTCGCCGCCGGCAAGCACGTCTACGGCGAGAAGCCGCTCGCCACGAGCACCGCCGAGGCCGCGCCCGTGCTCGAACACGCCCGCGCCGCCGGTCTGCGGGTCGGCAGCGCGCCGGACACCGTGCTCGGCACCGGCATCCAGACGGCCAGGGCCGCGCTCGACGAGGGCATGATCGGCTCCCCGGTCGGCGCTGCCGTGTCCTGGAGCGCACCGGGCCACGAGCTCTGGCACCCGGCTCCGGCGTTCTACTACCAGCCGGGCGGCGGTCCGCTGCTCGACATGGGGCCGTACTACCTGACCAGCCTGGTGTCGTTCTTCGGCCCGGTCGTCCGGGTCAGCGGCAGTGCGACCCGGTCCTCCCGCGAGCGCACCGTCGCCACCGGGCCCCTGGCGGGCACCCCGATCCCGGTCGACGTCGACACCCACGTGGTGGCCGTCCTCGAACACGAGAGCGGGGTCGTCTCGACGGTCACCGTGTCCTTCGAGGTCTGGGCCACCCGGTCGCCGCTGTTCGAGGTGTACGGCACGGCGGGCACCCTGGCCGTGCCCGACCCGAACGCGTTCTCGGAGACCGCGGCCATCGCGACGGCCGACGACCGCACCTGGCGGGACCTGCCCGTCCGGGGCGGGTACGCCGACGCCGGACGGGGCTACGGCCTGGCCGACATGGCGCACGCGATCGAGACCGGCCGTCCACACCGGGCGTCCGGGGAACTGGCGTACCACGTGCTCGAGGTGATGGAAGCGGTCGGCACCGCGTCCCGCGAGCACACGGTCGTGCCCGTGACCTCCCGGGTCGAGCGACCGGCGACGGTGCCGCTCGGCGCGCGACCCGACACCTGGTGA
- a CDS encoding sugar phosphate isomerase/epimerase family protein translates to MTDEPRASRPVTLFTGQWADLPFEEVARLAGAWGYDGLEIACWGDHLDVRRAATDPEYVADRKRILSENGLQVWTIANHLVGQAVCDDPIDQRHEDIVPPHVWGDGDPEGVRQRAAEELQWTARAAAAMGVDTVTGFSGSSIWKTVAGFPPVPPSMIDAGYQDFHDRWSPILDVFEEVGVRFALEVHPSEIAYDYWTAKRTLEVFADRPAFGFNFDPSHFVWQDLDPAAFLLDFADRVYHVHCKESVKQLDGRNGRLSSHLPWGDPRRGWDFVTAGHGDVPWERVFRVLNHIGYTGPTSVEWEDAGMDRLVGGPEALAFVRRLGTIAPPDAAFDAAFSRSR, encoded by the coding sequence ATGACGGACGAACCACGAGCCTCCAGGCCGGTGACCCTGTTCACCGGGCAGTGGGCAGACCTGCCCTTCGAGGAGGTGGCCCGACTCGCCGGTGCGTGGGGCTACGACGGACTCGAGATCGCCTGCTGGGGTGACCACCTGGACGTGCGTCGCGCCGCGACGGACCCGGAGTACGTCGCCGACCGCAAGCGCATCCTCAGTGAGAACGGCCTGCAGGTCTGGACGATCGCGAACCACCTGGTGGGCCAGGCCGTGTGCGACGACCCGATCGACCAGCGCCACGAGGACATCGTCCCGCCGCACGTGTGGGGCGACGGCGACCCCGAGGGAGTGCGGCAGCGTGCCGCCGAGGAACTGCAGTGGACCGCCCGCGCCGCCGCGGCGATGGGCGTCGACACCGTGACCGGGTTCTCCGGGTCCTCGATCTGGAAGACCGTCGCCGGGTTCCCGCCGGTGCCGCCGTCGATGATCGACGCCGGGTACCAGGACTTCCACGACCGGTGGTCGCCGATCCTGGACGTCTTCGAGGAAGTGGGGGTCCGCTTCGCGCTCGAGGTGCACCCCTCCGAGATCGCCTACGACTACTGGACCGCCAAGCGGACGCTCGAGGTCTTCGCCGACCGTCCGGCGTTCGGGTTCAACTTCGACCCGTCGCACTTCGTCTGGCAGGACCTCGACCCCGCCGCGTTCCTGCTCGACTTCGCGGACCGGGTCTACCACGTGCACTGCAAGGAGTCGGTGAAGCAGCTCGACGGGCGGAACGGCCGGCTGTCGTCGCACCTGCCGTGGGGCGACCCCCGACGCGGCTGGGACTTCGTGACGGCCGGACACGGCGACGTCCCGTGGGAGCGGGTGTTCCGCGTGCTGAACCACATCGGCTACACCGGTCCGACCAGCGTCGAGTGGGAGGACGCCGGCATGGACCGGCTCGTCGGCGGCCCCGAGGCGCTCGCGTTCGTGCGCCGGCTCGGCACCATCGCTCCGCCGGACGCCGCGTTCGACGCCGCGTTCTCGCGGTCGCGCTGA
- a CDS encoding ROK family transcriptional regulator: protein MTGAGAPRSAAGAPRRNTARLLRLVHEEGPVTRAELTRRTGLNRSTTLALVGELVALGLVHESENPAPGAVAPTVGVGRPSPVVRASADVVAVAVTVEIDAVTVALVGLDGSIRHRVTSPAASRPSAPEAVAAVAALLDDLAERMRPVRTVGIGVSIPGTVRVEDGLVRYAPHLGWRDEPFAQPLAAATGLPVRVANDANLGALAEHLYGSGRGVSDLIYLNGGASGIGGGVISAGRPLSGADGYAGELGHTFVADNGIRCHCGAFGCLETEASRAALVAVTGVAADDLPALAVALDTGGPAVQAVVDRQVAALATGLRNAIHSVNPEVVALGGFLGTLLGHVGDRIVTAVRAQSMAAMADRVRIVPTALGPDVLLRGAAEIGFRDLLDDPEFSPQQEVTTP from the coding sequence GTGACGGGAGCGGGCGCTCCGCGGAGCGCAGCGGGCGCACCGCGTCGGAACACGGCGCGGCTGCTCCGCCTGGTGCACGAGGAGGGGCCCGTCACCCGCGCCGAACTCACCCGCCGCACGGGCCTGAACCGCTCGACGACGCTGGCGCTCGTCGGTGAGCTGGTCGCGCTCGGCCTGGTCCACGAGTCCGAGAACCCGGCGCCGGGCGCGGTGGCCCCCACGGTCGGGGTGGGGCGCCCCAGCCCCGTCGTCCGTGCCTCGGCCGACGTCGTCGCCGTCGCCGTCACGGTCGAGATCGACGCCGTCACGGTCGCGCTCGTCGGGCTCGACGGCAGCATCCGGCACCGGGTGACCTCGCCGGCCGCATCGCGCCCGAGCGCCCCCGAGGCCGTCGCCGCCGTGGCAGCGCTCCTCGACGACCTGGCCGAGCGGATGCGGCCGGTCCGGACGGTCGGCATCGGCGTGTCCATCCCCGGCACCGTCCGCGTCGAGGACGGCCTGGTCCGGTACGCCCCGCACCTCGGGTGGCGCGACGAGCCGTTCGCGCAGCCCCTCGCCGCCGCGACCGGCCTCCCGGTGCGCGTGGCGAACGACGCCAACCTGGGCGCCCTCGCCGAGCACCTCTACGGCAGCGGCCGGGGCGTCAGCGACCTCATCTACCTCAACGGCGGCGCGTCCGGCATCGGCGGCGGGGTGATCAGCGCCGGTCGGCCGCTCAGCGGCGCCGACGGGTACGCCGGCGAGCTCGGACACACGTTCGTCGCCGACAACGGGATCCGCTGCCACTGCGGCGCGTTCGGGTGCCTGGAGACCGAGGCCTCACGCGCGGCCCTCGTCGCCGTGACCGGGGTCGCCGCCGACGACCTGCCTGCCCTCGCCGTCGCGCTCGACACCGGCGGGCCCGCGGTGCAGGCCGTCGTGGACCGCCAGGTCGCGGCGCTCGCCACCGGCCTGCGGAACGCGATCCACTCCGTCAACCCCGAGGTCGTCGCGCTCGGGGGGTTCCTCGGCACGCTGCTCGGCCACGTCGGGGACCGCATCGTCACCGCGGTGCGGGCACAGTCGATGGCCGCCATGGCCGATCGTGTCCGCATCGTGCCCACCGCCCTCGGTCCCGACGTCCTGCTGCGCGGTGCAGCCGAGATCGGCTTCCGTGACCTGCTCGACGACCCAGAGTTCTCCCCGCAACAGGAAGTGACCACCCCATGA
- a CDS encoding NAD(P)-dependent alcohol dehydrogenase, which translates to MSTTTPQSDTQRVSVLLGQDDLTVEDRPVPAVDPGDVLVRVAAVGVCGSDVHYFRHGRIGDFVVEEPLVLGHELSGTVVAVGEGVDPSRVGERVAIEPQRPCHRCAQCLAGRYNLCPHMRFYATPPVDGAFAEFVTIEAEFAHTLPDSVSFEAGALLEPLSVGIAAVRKARIVPGSSVLIAGAGPIGIICAQAARAFGATRIVISDLVPERRERALSYGATEVVDPTAVDVTTDIAPVDAFIDASGAPRAVSDGIKAVGPAGAAVLVGLGNSEMTLPVEHIQNLEVTVTGIFRYTNTWPVAIELVASGQVDLDSLVTGRYGLDDVRQALESDTDPESLKSVVYPGGVPA; encoded by the coding sequence ATGAGCACCACCACCCCGCAGTCCGACACCCAGCGTGTCAGCGTCCTGCTCGGTCAGGACGACCTGACCGTCGAGGACCGCCCCGTCCCCGCCGTCGACCCCGGCGACGTGCTCGTCCGTGTCGCCGCCGTCGGCGTGTGCGGCTCGGACGTCCACTACTTCCGGCACGGCCGCATCGGCGACTTCGTCGTCGAGGAGCCGCTCGTGCTCGGCCACGAGCTGTCCGGCACCGTCGTCGCGGTGGGCGAGGGGGTCGACCCGTCGCGCGTCGGGGAGCGCGTCGCCATCGAGCCGCAGCGCCCCTGCCACCGCTGCGCGCAGTGCCTGGCCGGCCGCTACAACCTCTGCCCGCACATGCGCTTCTACGCGACGCCCCCGGTCGACGGGGCCTTCGCCGAGTTCGTGACCATCGAGGCCGAGTTCGCCCACACCCTGCCCGACTCCGTGTCGTTCGAGGCCGGTGCTCTGCTCGAGCCGCTGTCCGTCGGCATCGCCGCCGTCCGCAAGGCCCGCATCGTCCCCGGTTCGTCGGTGCTCATCGCCGGTGCCGGGCCGATCGGGATCATCTGCGCGCAGGCAGCCCGGGCGTTCGGCGCGACCCGCATCGTCATCAGCGACCTGGTCCCCGAGCGGCGTGAGCGTGCCCTGTCCTACGGCGCGACCGAGGTCGTCGACCCCACCGCGGTCGACGTCACCACGGACATCGCCCCGGTCGACGCGTTCATCGACGCCAGCGGCGCACCCCGTGCGGTGTCCGACGGGATCAAGGCGGTCGGTCCGGCCGGCGCCGCGGTGCTCGTCGGTCTCGGCAACTCCGAGATGACGCTGCCGGTCGAGCACATCCAGAACCTCGAGGTCACCGTCACCGGCATCTTCCGGTACACCAACACCTGGCCGGTCGCGATCGAGCTCGTCGCGTCGGGGCAGGTCGACCTGGACTCGCTCGTCACCGGGCGCTACGGCCTCGACGACGTGCGACAGGCCCTCGAGAGCGACACCGACCCCGAGTCGCTCAAGTCCGTCGTGTACCCGGGCGGCGTCCCCGCCTGA
- a CDS encoding MFS transporter, giving the protein MTVAPPPQRTDRRALVSWALWDWGSAAFNAVVTTFVFSTYLASRAFVDPAIVAAEDTSAAAKQAVERELAHNAGVVSTALTIAGIVVALVAPAVGRLADSSGHRRRSVLVATIGVALSIGAMVFVAPSEPFLVLGAALIGIGTVAYEIACVGYNAMLGQVATGQKTGRVSAIGWAAGYFGGIVLLVVLLVLCIQDFGAGDTAGLLHLPATVASGQWDVRVAIGIAAVWLAVSSIPLFLVVPEAPADPTRRGTLWSAYRDLGRDIARLWRERRNVLSFLVASAVFCDGVGGVFTFGGIIAAQVFGFSASQVILFAIAANIVAGIATFASGRLDDRFGSRMLIMVSLVGLAVCGAAVFFVGSAQVGFWVLGLALCAFVGPVQSSSRAYLSRLATPGREGELFGLYATTGRAASFIAPAMFGIAVTLGGSTRFGIIGVVVVLVAGLVLMAFVRDEGRAAR; this is encoded by the coding sequence ATGACCGTCGCTCCGCCGCCGCAGCGCACCGATCGTCGCGCCCTCGTGTCCTGGGCGCTGTGGGACTGGGGTTCCGCGGCCTTCAACGCGGTCGTCACGACCTTCGTCTTCAGCACCTACCTGGCCAGCCGCGCCTTCGTCGACCCCGCCATCGTCGCCGCCGAGGACACCTCGGCCGCGGCGAAGCAGGCGGTCGAGCGCGAACTCGCGCACAACGCGGGCGTGGTCTCGACGGCGCTGACGATCGCCGGGATCGTCGTCGCGCTCGTCGCGCCCGCGGTGGGCCGGCTCGCCGACTCGTCCGGGCACCGTCGCCGCTCGGTGCTCGTCGCCACGATCGGCGTCGCGCTGTCGATCGGTGCGATGGTGTTCGTCGCGCCCAGCGAGCCGTTCCTGGTGCTCGGCGCGGCCCTCATCGGCATCGGCACCGTCGCGTACGAGATCGCCTGCGTCGGCTACAACGCCATGCTCGGACAGGTCGCCACCGGCCAGAAGACCGGCCGCGTGTCCGCGATCGGGTGGGCGGCAGGCTACTTCGGCGGCATCGTGCTGCTGGTCGTGCTGCTGGTGCTGTGCATCCAGGACTTCGGCGCCGGCGACACGGCGGGGCTGTTGCACCTCCCCGCCACCGTGGCCTCCGGGCAGTGGGACGTGCGCGTTGCGATCGGCATCGCGGCGGTCTGGCTCGCGGTCAGCTCGATCCCGCTGTTCCTGGTCGTCCCCGAGGCACCCGCGGACCCGACCCGCCGCGGCACCCTGTGGTCGGCCTACCGCGACCTCGGGCGCGACATCGCCCGGCTGTGGCGCGAGCGCCGGAACGTGCTGTCGTTCCTGGTCGCCAGCGCCGTGTTCTGCGACGGCGTCGGGGGCGTGTTCACGTTCGGCGGGATCATCGCCGCGCAGGTGTTCGGGTTCAGCGCGTCCCAGGTCATCCTGTTCGCGATCGCCGCCAACATCGTCGCCGGCATCGCGACCTTCGCCTCGGGCCGGCTGGACGACCGGTTCGGGTCCCGCATGCTCATCATGGTCTCGCTCGTCGGGCTGGCGGTGTGCGGTGCGGCGGTGTTCTTCGTCGGGTCGGCCCAGGTCGGCTTCTGGGTGCTGGGGTTGGCGCTGTGCGCGTTCGTCGGCCCCGTGCAGTCCTCGTCGCGGGCCTACCTGAGCCGGCTGGCGACCCCCGGCCGCGAGGGTGAGCTCTTCGGCCTGTACGCCACCACCGGGCGGGCGGCGTCGTTCATCGCGCCGGCGATGTTCGGGATCGCCGTGACCCTCGGGGGCTCCACGCGCTTCGGCATCATCGGGGTCGTGGTGGTGCTCGTCGCGGGGCTGGTGCTGATGGCCTTCGTGCGGGACGAGGGGCGCGCCGCGCGCTGA